The DNA segment ACCGGTGAAGCCCGTTTTCCGCCGCTTGGCGTGACGTCAGCGAGGCTCCGGGCGACCGGCGTCGGCCATCCGGTCAGCCGTCCGGTCGACCAGCCACGCGGTCGCCGGTGTCACCGCCAGTGCGGTGCACCAGCCGCCGAGGACGTCGGTCGGGTAGTGCGCGCCCAGGGCGACCTGCGCCCAGCCCATGGCGGCGCCGGCGACCAGTGCCGCGGCGAGCACGAGTAATGCGCCGGCCGTCCTGCCGAGGCCGAGCCTGCCGGTCGCGAGCAGCGCCACCACGAGGGCGAACGCGGTGAGGAAGGCGGTGTGCCCGCTCGGGTAGGACAAGTTGTCGTCGCCGTGGATGGTCCGTCCCACCAAGGGCTTGATCAGCTTCGTCGTCCCCACGGCCAGGCCGGCGCCGGCAACGACGAGCACCGCCGCGCGGGGCCACCGAAGCAGCAGGCAGCCCGTCACGGTGACCCCGACCAGCGTCGCCGCTCCCACCGGCTCCCCCAGGAAGTCCGTGGCCAGAGCGGCGTTCCGCAGCGACGGCCCCACGCCCTCCACCACCGCCCAGATCCACGTGTCCACTGTGCCGGGCTCGCTGCCGTCGGCGTACAGGGCCCCGAGCACGCCGACCACCAGCGCGCCGAGGACCGCCACCGCCCCGAGCCACCCGCGCAGCGACGGGGGCAGCACCACGGGCACCGGACGACCGGCCATACGCCCGCCGCGGGTGAGCCGGGTCAAATCTTCTTCCCACATCGGTCCATCATCGCCGCCGCGCCCGGCGGATGCTCCGCCCTGCGGACAACTCCCCCGCGACGACCGCGTCAGTGTCCCTTGCCGTCCAATCCGGAGGAGCGGGACTCCTGCCTGGTGGCCGACGTCACCGCGCCGGGGCCCGAACTGGCGGCTGCCCTCGGCCGCGCGGACCTCGTCCTGCTCGCCGTCCACCAGTACTGCAACGACACCTCGTGACCCGAAGCAGTCGTTGCAGTACTAGGCCGTGGCCTTCAAGGCCGTCGCCCCCGTGACCCGGCTCATGCCCCCGGGCGCGCTGCTCGCCGACACGCTCTCCGTCCGGACGGGCACGGCTGCGGAACTCGCGGCCCGTGCCCCCGGGGTCGAGCACGTCGGTCTCAACCCGATGTTCGCCCCGGCCGCTGGCATGGCGGTAGGCCCGTGGCTGCCGTGGTCACAAGGGAGGGGCCCGGCGTCGCCGCCTTGCTGCGGCTCGTTGAGCACGGTGGCGGGAGGCCCGGCCCCGGCCGGCCCCTCTGGGATGCGGTGCGTGACCATCCCTCGAATTGAGCAGCGAAGTCGCGAGG comes from the Streptomyces sp. KMM 9044 genome and includes:
- a CDS encoding phosphatase PAP2 family protein; translation: MAGRPVPVVLPPSLRGWLGAVAVLGALVVGVLGALYADGSEPGTVDTWIWAVVEGVGPSLRNAALATDFLGEPVGAATLVGVTVTGCLLLRWPRAAVLVVAGAGLAVGTTKLIKPLVGRTIHGDDNLSYPSGHTAFLTAFALVVALLATGRLGLGRTAGALLVLAAALVAGAAMGWAQVALGAHYPTDVLGGWCTALAVTPATAWLVDRTADRMADAGRPEPR